A genomic region of Plasmodium cynomolgi strain B DNA, chromosome 5, whole genome shotgun sequence contains the following coding sequences:
- a CDS encoding arsenical pump-driving ATPase (putative) produces MSDADSLSCSLTLESDEYDEEEYDTNLSKLLDNKTLNWIFVGGKGGVGKTTTSCSIAVQLAKRRESVLLLSTDPAHNTSDAFNQKFTNQPTLINSFDNLYCMEIDTTYSENTAFKLNKTEFFDNIIPELLQSFPGIDEALCFAELMQSIKNMKYSVIVFDTAPTGHTLRLLAFPELLKKALGYLISLREKLKGTLNMLKSFTNNEMELEGIYEKINHLNAMSISIQSNFQNPLKTTFVCVCIPEFLSVYETERLIQELTKKNISCYNIVVNQVVFPLDSMTVDVSHCEGLLKKIKDKQVQESFSSLVQKTKELEDVYISRRKLQSKYLTQIKNLYGNDFHIVCMPQLKSEIRGLENISNFSEMLLESKEIPIYR; encoded by the coding sequence ATGAGCGACGCAGACTCGCTGTCGTGCTCCCTGACCCTGGAGAGCGACGAATACGACGAGGAGGAGTATGACACGAATTTGAGCAAGCTACTGGACAATAAGACCCTGAACTGGATCTTCGTGGGGGGAAAGGGAGGCGTGGGGAAAACCACCACATCCTGCTCAATAGCGGtacagctagccaaaagaaGGGAGTCCGTTCTACTTCTATCCACAGATCCAGCACACAACACAAGTGATGCCTTTAACCAAAAGTTTACCAATCAACCAACCCTCATAAACTCCTTCGATAATTTATATTGCATGGAAATAGACACCACGTACTCGGAAAACACAGCATTCAAATTAAATAAGACAGAATTCTTTGACAATATAATTCCGGAGCTGCTCCAAAGCTTCCCAGGAATTGACGAAGCTTTATGTTTCGCCGAGCTAATGCAATCCATAAAGAATATGAAGTACTCAGTTATCGTCTTCGACACAGCCCCTACGGGACATACTCTGCGACTGTTGGCATTTCCAGAGTTATTGAAAAAAGCATTAGGCTATCTGATCAGCTTGAGAGAAAAACTCAAGGGGACTTTAAATATGCTGAAAAGTTTTACAAATAATGAAATGGAATTAGAAGgaatttacgaaaaaattaatcaccTTAATGCCATGTCAATTAGTATTCAatcaaattttcaaaatccGTTGAAGACCACCTTTGTATGTGTTTGTATCCCAGAGTTTTTAAGTGTGTACGAAACGGAACGCTTGATACAGGAACtgacgaagaaaaacatttcttGTTACAACATAGTGGTAAATCAGGTGGTGTTTCCTCTAGACTCCATGACAGTGGATGTGTCCCATTGTGAAGGTCTTCTCAAAAAGATTAAGGATAAACAAGTTCAAGAATCATTTAGTAGCCTTGTACAGAAAACTAAGGAACTAGAGGACGTATACATATCGAGGAGAAAGCTGCAGTCAAAGTATCTGACTCAGATAAAAAATCTCTACGGTAATGACTTTCACATCGTCTGCATGCCCCAACTGAAGAGCGAAATACGGGGACTAGAAAATATCTCCAACTTTTCGGAAATGCTTTTGGAGTCTAAGGAAATTCCGATATACCGTTGA
- a CDS encoding hypothetical protein (putative) — MGKYHIGKEELNEGEEKDSLRTKLMSKQNLNKYTEHIKGDYNKLKKELENGKETYIKGRYQEYLFDCIQNNDYSDLIIADVIYEKEKKVLCVGEGNLSFSTLLQRNLRPCQVVATSMESPDVLLRNCGGIFSKNLKILESCGGIYVPEVDVEKIGEHFLHKTFDVIIFNFPFVLPTDDFIQTKWNIQKEKLHSDRNIFLKYYKKSEYFLLNRILYWLFKNCSLLLKESGFLHLRVNDKYLTCDFTNTFSLSLVEKVDFSASYFIYKSLRYVPSMMNNAYGSSSKGPPSWTKNVMFTPRGKVFRSFKMGHTSTLVFQKGGSDGSDGGDGSGG, encoded by the coding sequence ATGGGCAAATACCACATTGGGAAAGAAGAACTGAatgagggggaggaaaaagacTCGTTACGTACCAAACTGATGAGTAAgcaaaatttaaacaaatacACAGAGCACATAAAAGGAGATTACAACAAGTTGAAAAAAGAGTTAGAGAATGGAAAGGAAACTTACATCAAAGGAAGGTACCAGGAGTACCTATTCGACTGCATACAGAATAATGACTACTCCGATTTAATCATAGCAGACGTCATTtatgaaaaggagaaaaaggttTTATGTGTGGGAGAAGGGAACCTATCATTTAGTACTTTACTACAGAGGAATTTGCGTCCATGTCAAGTAGTGGCTACCTCCATGGAGAGCCCAGATGTGTTGCTAAGGAATTGTGGTGGCATTTTTTcgaagaatttaaaaatattagaatCTTGTGGAGGTATCTATGTTCCCGAAGTtgatgtagaaaaaattggagagcATTTTCTGCACAAGACATTTGACGTGatcatttttaacttcccATTCGTCCTCCCGACAGATGACTTCATACAAACCAAATGGAACatacaaaaggaaaagctcCACAGCGACAGGAACATCTTTCTCAAGTATTACAAAAAGTCCGAGTACTTCTTACTCAACAGGATACTTTATTGgctatttaaaaattgctctCTGCTACTTAAGGAGAGTGGCTTCCTACACCTTCGCGTCAATGACAAGTATTTAACATGCGACTTTACTAATACGTTTTCTTTGTCCCTTGTGGAGAAGGTTGATTTTTCTGCTTCCTATTTCATTTATAAGTCACTGAGGTATGTCCCTAGCATGATGAATAATGCCTATGGGTCTTCCTCGAAGGGTCCTCCGAGCTGGACAAAAAACGTTATGTTCACCCCCCGGGGGAAGGTCTTCAGGAGCTTCAAGATGGGCCACACCTCCACGCTGGTCTTTcagaagggggggagcgACGGTAGCGACGGTGGCGATGGTAGCGGCGGG
- a CDS encoding hypothetical protein (putative): MQDNKGESIRSEPPRGDAPMRTNNDRKKKKKVEKCTNKITNFFKVVKSSQVAKTLQTPNPLNCENNRHADERSSGIRTIININSLARSSQVKEKNVLRTCDQNVLLTDVDAEGGEEEGTNQMGYPSKKEDPFYASPSIENEPTNRMNRMNLNPSDQIGEITNVKSILWRDVSRVPTVGATLRRKEGGDLKIDGEEKARDEIPPDWKPPHGEPQDEGNKTKRGLKRKKNDSDDEQDADGANSSLDMSVTEEDGTDAIPGQDQSKGPRVDLSSRPPTEGNNVENIHLEPNRRDGKEENVCSSFSPKECSKVVKARKISLVNFFGNDIQITVNVNGDSASEGRFSSADSDGSGSNLGCTGRSKLRRGARSGSKSGTARDESDILRNLNPSYKRNSISDGERYSKNNGEIYAKKKKRERYSPDRGDGGEGSQASDELSQNEHANSPVTPGRRNYVKENKRVLKSDNEFELERAKTKRVRIGRVTCAGVGARTSIGLDTDAQADDDTGGGRKNCSNRAGRKTCLNVGFVSGLCRKARKSCAVGVGSADGGDEGGVGGDVDDDGDGDDDGDDDDDGDDDPSGEPDFPPTMHPDGVWEKHAKKAQKKKRKDGALGNHFETNLYQLKNNVQEKLTSIKNSFRLNDNVSDILNEKRRIKILRVLNKYYFDREYNDYVGVQQGREVPQRGASQKGATKKGTTKKGVTAKCSTANCSFANCSFAKGGAPHELLRDHSSKPFTFFIAGKFTLFSNFALTKKLKDAGYGITSNLRRSNSLIIGHDLSEDLVKKIANFNGSIFGEEAILHHLNVDVKKRIDLFAPINKNNAKRYKFLINQTNIDSAPTESIERRVLQFCRAIRKSLSENLEASHAGYKSVLLSNLTKRLSDFFLFLHLSRGKFHSDIKSLLYWYSRKHHELMLRLRSGEKDPSLVHPLCNDEEASQSVPPLHSDEEVFNLVHPLRNDEETSELVLFVRNLCDVFSKCYIRDDLLTCAPGGECISDGETRCKENHVDSQASTPPRGIPHPMMDPSERSQSKEDTQEWKKNDTDVEEKIRPPGVYHDGDGDGDDHGGGDDPEGGGGHGDVDESSLEYISAEDYFEETDESGEMSNEEKELNSDNANSFERNITHNMKKSEKLKIVTNLWRVFFRPNSLYEIAGHKNEVLKLYKILRKLFPEAGVETPSNGRSTPKSGGQGDDPSDMNQERSNIIFLVYPPNCGVKRLVELICYACDLCPIYESKVQKYKNINYFFKYTHGLKPISIYNANKLDKNSLNELKARNDVSICMYEDKNYVMNNLSSFSFPLLDNIKHVLIKFGVPSRDALFYRCFSVCSCVIKNLNKGLFSIFFETCKLKDFSYSIESVYSKMHLVASYVNYMQRGGDGLCVSDQERGVRTADESSFSFPNDVLQEYISNHLMNRFFMSNYDEVERALSCELGGKLSGQLSDELSGQLSGQLSGQLGNELGDECSGESSAALYTPSFGEQTDRPIDSGRGEAKHWGSNGPTVCHSRGHTRRENRATREKKAKMMKRLNEDYYFFRGFDVEDIRSLVHDWYDKMHIQNEKLIFDLTIKKNSNLLHERSDYLYMDDGAKRDRERILIKVLELFLYASILVKSDDININLIAVDMAVYWRKYLFMSPPFRLAWRGRGGGIHGGREGGIDGGIHGGSRGDIRDGRGDGRRGNRGGGKSLAARQKEECVAPLTSGNNNDFINETKVKDHLKGKMDKCNKIFCEKVKKYRSLMAHFGCPFNFSSAGVVYDFLQNSKVANLAPRRRGDAQR; this comes from the exons ATGCAGGATAACAAGGGAGAATCCATCAGGAGTGAACCTCCCAGGGGAGATGCTCCCATGAGGACAAACAACGataggaagaagaaaaaaaaagtagaaaaatgcacaaacaAAATTACCAACTTTTTCAAAGTTGTAAAGAGTAGCCAAGTGGCCAAGACCCTTCAGACACCGAACCCCCTGAACTGTGAGAACAACCGACATGCCGACGAACGCTCATCAGGCATACGTACcatcataaatataaactCACTAGCGAGGAGTTCCcaagtgaaggaaaaaaatgtgctccGAACTTGTGACCAAAATGTGTTACTCACTGATGTAGAtgcagaaggaggagaagaagagggGACAAATCAAATGGGATATccctcaaaaaaggaagacccATTTTATGCCTCACCAAGCATAGAGAATGAACCAACAAACAGGATGAACCGCATGAATTTGAACCCGTCTGATCAGATTGGTGAAATTACCAATGTGAAGTCTATTTTGTGGAGGGACGTGAGTAGGGTGCCGACCGTTGGCGCGACGTTGAGGAGGAAGGAAGGGGGGGATTTGAAAATTGATGGTGAAGAGAAGGCGCGTGATGAAATTCCCCCTGATTGGAAACCCCCCCATGGAGAACCCCAAGACGAggggaacaaaacaaaaaggggactgaaaagaaaaaaaaatgactcaGATGACGAGCAGGATGCGGATGGTGCGAATAGCTCATTGGATATGAGCGTAACGGAAGAGGATGGTACGGATGCTATTCCTGGGCAGGATCAGTCGAAGGGACCCCGCGTAGACCTTTCTTCCAGACCACCCACAGAAGGGAATAACGTTGAAAATATTCACTTAGAACCCAATAGGAGAGACggcaaagaggaaaatgtgtgctcctccttttcccctAAAGAATGCTCAAAGGTAGTGAAGGCGAGGAAAATCTCCCTCGTGAATTTTTTCGGCAATGATATTCAAATCACCGTTAATGTGAATGGGGACAGTGCTTCCGAGGGTAGGTTCAGCAGTGCGGATAGCGACGGGAGCGGGTCTAACCTGGGCTGCACCGGGAGGTCCAAGCTCAGGCGGGGCGCGAGGAGCGGGTCGAAAAGTGGAACTGCTCGAG ACGAATCAGATATCCTCAGAAATCTAAACCCATCGTACAAGAGAAATTCCATTTCGGACGGAGAAAGATACAGCAAAAATAATGGTGAAATCtatgcgaagaaaaaaaaaagggaaaggtaTAGCCCCGATAGGGGTGACGGAGGGGAAGGGAGTCAAGCCAGTGATGAGTTGTCCCAAAACGAACATGCGAACAGCCCCGTAACACCAGGAAGGAGAAATTatgtaaaggaaaacaaacgAGTGTTAAAATCAGATAATGAGTTCGAATTGGAGCGCGCCAAAACGAAGAGGGTTCGGATCGGGAGAGTCACTTGTGCAGGGGTAGGTGCACGCACGAGCATTGGCCTTGACACAGACGCCCAAGCGGATGACGACACGGGGGGAGGACGCAAGAACTGTTCCAACAGGGCTGGCAGAAAAACGTGCCTGAACGTTGGCTTTGTTAGCGGGTTATGCAGAAAGGCGAGGAAAAGCTGCGCAGTGGGGGTAGGTAGCGCAGATGGGGGTGACGAAGGTGGGGTTGGCGGCGATGTCGATGACGATGGAGATGGCGATGACGATGGAgatgacgatgacgatgGAGATGACGACCCCTCTGGCGAACCCGACTTCCCCCCCACCATGCACCCCGATGGCGTGTGGGAGAAGCACGCAAagaaggcacaaaaaaagaaaagaaaagacgGCGCACTTGGGAACCACTTCGAAACGAACCTGTACCAACTGAAAAATAACGTACaggaaaaattaacttcCATTAAAAATAGCTTCAGGCTAAATGATAACGTAAGTGATATTCTAAATGAGAAGAGGCGGATCAAAATTCTTCGAGTTTTGAACAAGTATTATTTTGACAGGGAGTACAACGACTACGTGGGGGTTCAGCAGGGAAGGGAAGTCCCCCAGAGGGGCGCCTCACAGAAGGGCGCAACGAAGAAGGGTACAACGAAGAAAGGCGTCACGGCAAAGTGTTCCACCGCGAACTGCTCCTTCGCGAATTGCTCCTTCGCGAAAGGCGGTGCCCCACACGAGCTGTTGAGAGACCACTCGAGCAAGCCCTTTACCTTCTTCATCGCGGGGAAGTTCACCCTCTTTAGCAATTTCGCACTGACGAAGAAGCTGAAAGATGCAGGGTACGGGATCACGAGCAACTTACGGAGAAGCAACTCATTAATAATTGGACACGATTTAAGTGAGGaccttgtaaaaaaaattgcaaacttTAATGGTAGCATCTTTGGTGAAGAGGCTATTCTACACCACCTAAATGTAGACGTAAAAAAACGCATTGATCTTTTTGCCccgataaataaaaataacgcaAAACGGTACAAGTTTCTAATTAACCAGACTAATATAGATAGTGCACCGACAGAATCGATTGAGAGAAGGGTGCTTCAGTTTTGCAGAGCCATACGGAAGAGCTTGTCTGAAAATTTAGAGGCTTCTCATGCTGGGTACAAGAGTGTGTTGCTTTCTAATTTGACGAAACGGTTAagtgacttttttttgtttttgcattTATCCAGGGGGAAGTTCCACTCCGACATAAAATCCCTGCTGTATTGGTACAGCAGGAAGCATCACGAGTTAATGCTCCGGCTGCGCAGTGGTGAGAAGGATCCCAGTCTAGTGCACCCGCTCTGCAATGATGAGGAGGCTTCCCAGTCAGTTCCTCCCCTCCACAGTGACGAGGAGGTGTTCAATCTAGTGCATCCGCTGCGCAACGATGAGGAGACTTCCGAGTTAGTGCTCTTCGTCCGCAACCTCTGCGACGTTTTCTCCAAGTGCTACATCAGGGACGATTTGTTGACGTGCGCCCCGGGTGGAGAGTGCATTTCGGATGGAGAAACCAGGTGCAAGGAGAACCATGTGGACAGTCAAGCCAGCACCCCCCCGAGAGGCATCCCCCACCCGATGATGGATCCATCTGAGAGAAGCCAGTCAAAGGAAGACACCCaggaatggaagaaaaacgacACAGACGTTGAGGAGAAAATACGCCCCCCAGGAGTTTATCACGATGGAGATGGAGATGGAGATGACCATGGCGGTGGAGATGACCCTGAGGGTGGAGGTGGCCATGGCGATGTGGATGAGTCCTCCCTGGAGTACATTTCTGCGGAGGACTACTTTGAGGAGACGGATGAATCAGGAGAAATGTCCAACGAGGAAAAGGAACTGAACAGTGACAATGCGAATTCGTTCGAGAGAAACATAACGcataatatgaagaagagTGAGAAGCTGAAAATCGTGACCAACTTATGGAGAGTCTTCTTTCGGCCCAACAGTCTCTACGAAATTGCGGGGCATAAAAACGAAGTTTTgaaattgtacaaaattttgaggAAGCTCTTTCCAGAAGCGGGTGTAGAGACACCCTCCAATGGAAGGTCAACTCCTAAGAGTGGTGGCCAAGGAGACGATCCATCAGACATGAATCAAGAGAGGAGTAACATCATATTCTTAGTCTATCCCCCCAACTGTGGAGTAAAGAGGTTAGTAGAGCTCATCTGCTATGCCTGTGATTTATGTCCAATCTACGAGAGCAAAGTGCagaagtataaaaatataaactatttttttaaatacacaCATGGGTTGAAACCAATCTCTATATATAACGCTAATAAGTTGGATAAAAACTCCCTGAATGAATTGAAGGCTCGAAATGATGTCAGCATTTGCATGTATGAGGACAAGAATTACGTCATGAATAACTTATccagtttttccttccctctGTTGGACAACATAAAGCATGTACTCATTAAATTTGGCGTTCCTTCCAGGGATGCTTTATTTTACAGATGCTTTTCTGTCTGTTCTtgtgttataaaaaatttgaataaaggACTGtttagcatattttttgagaCGTGCAAGTTGAAGGACTTTTCCTACTCGATCGAGAGCGTCTACAGCAAGATGCACCTCGTGGCTTCGTATGTGAATTATATGCAGCGGGGGGGGGATGGACTCTGTGTTAGCGATCAGGAGCGGGGAGTGAGGACAGCAGACGAATCCTCCTTCAGCTTCCCCAATGATGTGTTGCAGGAGTATATATCGAACCATCTCATGAATCGGTTCTTTATGAGCAACTATGACGAAGTGGAGCGGGCGCTGAGCTGCGAGTTAGGTGGCAAGCTAAGCGGCCAGTTAAGCGACGAATTAAGCGGCCAGTTAAGCGGCCAGTTAAGTGGCCAGTTAGGAAACGAGTTAGGCGACGAGTGCAGCGGCGAGTCTAGTGCTGCGTTATATACCCCCTCCTTTGGTGAGCAGACCGACCGACCCATCGACTCAGGACGCGGCGAGGCGAAACACTGGGGCAGCAATGGGCCAACGGTTTGCCATTCGCGCGGCCACACGCGCAGGGAGAACAGGGCAACCCGcgagaaaaaagcaaagatgATGAAGAGACTAAACGAAGACTATTACTTCTTTAGAGGATTCGACGTGGAGGACATACGTAGTCTCGTCCACGATTGGTATGACAAGATGCACATACAGAACgagaaattaattttcgacttaacgataaaaaaaaatagcaacctACTGCATGAGAGGAGCGATTATTTGTATATGGACGACGGGGCCAAGCGGGACAGAGAGCGCATTCTCATTAAAGTCTTGGAGCTTTTTTTATACGCCTCCATTTTGGTCAAGTCAGATGACATCAACATAAATTTGATTGCCGTCGATATGGCAGTGTACTGGAGGAAATATCTCTTCATGAGTCCTCCCTTCCGTCTGGCGTGGCGCGGCAGGGGAGGAGGCATACACGGCGGCAGGGAAGGAGGCATAGACGGCGGCATACACGGCGGCAGTAGGGGAGACATACGAGACGGCAGGGGGGACGGAAGACGAGGCAACCGCGGGGGCGGGAAAAGCCTGGCGGCAaggcaaaaggaagaatgcGTCGCCCCCCTAACAAGCGGAAACAACAACGACTTCATTAACGAGACGAAGGTGAAGGACCACTTGAAGGGGAAGATGGACAAGTGCAACAAAATATTCTGcgagaaggtgaagaagtacCGGAGCCTGATGGCGCACTTCGGGTGCCCCTTCAACTTTTCCTCCGCCGGCGTGGTGTACGACTTTCTTCAGAACAGCAAGGTGGCGAACTTGGCCCCCCGCAGGCGTGGTGACGCGCAGCGGTGA
- a CDS encoding protein kinase domain containing protein (putative) has protein sequence MNQQSDQDTLRKGSSPDRRGRSPGRTGRSPDRKGRSPDRRRDLFLEIFRGGPGTHFCSGKKNFFLETNTLELDIKKEFLKNVDCPSSFLSKISIFKKKLINDFFILKKEEIKKRLWQNYEEVIDSLRDEDVREVFNNINEFSSREKDNEELFLRYLHEFGKGTLGGRTKGRKKKEKMKEREKGKEKGKEKGKEKEKEREKEKEKEKEHSSLATSPEQAGTSTPHCPKCNCPGRGGTKCDGSEKGEAASLGGPPNVDPQNILAKIMHSSKDGQKNVKKISKRLNNLWDMYMTSGFRNWQMGQREDVTTEILQKIMQKGRQEIDFLEGSKRVHMGKVARVLRRKGISHRGGDRTGGTRGGRYSARGDQINAGGELEGRGIPRGGETSAAEVNPRGSTNCSSSMDTSLTNPTKQTNPNKQTNPTNQTNSVVGGCAAPSALSSDAKNIANLTSRETSNSRSSLFGNRDASSKDNQGECSSATLGKPGQAESLRKETIFTRLGAKGGAVKPTGTQSLGKIGCSGAAHPTGVAHPTGVAHPVGVAHSIGVADEPGSSKAGRSCATPKNPRTSDTAHTPSSSLASYMLNPQDLTETNSADKAHQVNYTVDGVYSVSSTKRVSGLYSSDMKENTVTKLTRDSIIRIKKEILRKAKLRSAKVETKKCGQGVHEILINSLKGEVKMKVKNFVKVHQVGQGAYGDVWMAEDITNNRRVALKKLKINGNKEGLAKTYIREISILNSLKHKNIVELMGVVYTKLPPSEAFPASPCGPSTSERLHQLQQLKQLKQKAETNSSIWMVFEYVPFDLSGYSELLRDERAQRERYKNGNLFSIGEVKNIFLQLLRALNYCHKNSIIHRDVKIANLLIDKNGILKLADFGLARFHADVTPSNMTNRVITLWYRPPELLLGSNYYTSSVDMWSCGCVLAELLTSNPIFSADNETDILKIIVNKIGAPNNKEIKFLRHLPNWNIPSLNPVHPNNLSNINQNKKSEVENAIRSIPGVGDLGLDLIKNLLKWNPFERFSALQAMNHPWFTTNPLPEKLGERNNIKAAHSFMTKNFKKRDISKLNYRKVQENFRFVNRRRTKEFPTKETQKRCKL, from the exons ATGAACCAACAGAGCGATCAGGACACACTTCGAAAGGGAAGCAGTCCAGatcgaaggggaagaagtccAGGTCGAACGGGAAGAAGTCCAGATCGAAAGGGTAGAAGCCCAGATCGAAGGAGGGATCTGTTCCTCGAAATTTTCAGGGGGGGGCCAGGAACGCACTTTTGTtccggcaaaaaaaattttttcctagaAACGAATACCCTAGAGTtagacataaaaaaggagtttctaaaaaatgtggattGCCCATCGTCCTTTCTGTCCAAAATTtctattttcaaaaaaaaacttattaatgatttttttattttgaaaaaggaggaaattaaaaagagaTTATGGCAAAATTACGAGGAGGTCATAGACAGCTTAAGGGATGAAGACGTGAGGGAAGTGTTTAACAACATAAATGAATTTTCGTCAAGGGAGAAGGATAATGAAGAATTGTTCCTGCGTTATTTGCACGAGTTTGGGAAGGGTACCCTGGGGGGACGcacaaaggggaggaagaagaaggagaagatgaaggaaagggagaagggaaaggagaagggaaaggagaagggaaaggagaaggagaaggaaagggagaaggaaaaggagaaggaaaaggaacactCCTCTTTGGCGACTTCACCAGAGCAGGCGGGAACGTCTACCCCTCACTGCCCGAAGTGTAACTGCCCTGGGAGAGGTGGAACCAAATGTGATGGTTCAGAGAAAGGCGAGGCAGCATCACTGGGAGGCCCACCTAATGTAGACCCACAGAACATACTAGCCAAAATCATGCACTCAAGTAAggatggacaaaaaaatgttaaaaaaattagtaaaagGTTGAATAACTTGTGGGACATGTACATGACGAGCGGGTTTCGAAATTGGCAGATGGGTCAGCGTGAGGATGTAACGACAGAGATTTTGCAAAAGATTATGCAGAAGGGGCGCCAGGAAATAGATTTTTTGGAGGGCTCCAAGAGGGTTCACATGGGTAAAGTTGCCAGGGTGTTGAGGAGGAAGGGGATAAGCCACAGGGGTGGGGACAGAACTGGTGGCACACGCGGAGGGAGATACAGCGCACGAGGTGATCAAATCAATGCTGGCGGCGAACTGGAAGGCAGGGGGATCCCTCGTGGGGGCGAAACGAGTGCTGCCGAGGTCAACCCAAGGGGAAGTACGAACTGTTCCAGCTCGATGGACACGAGTTTGACCAACCCGACTAAGCAGACCAACCCGAATAAGCAGACCAACCCGACCAACCAGACCAACTCCGTGGTTGGTGGATGCGCCGCACCTAGCGCACTCTCCAGTGATGCGAAGAATATCGCTAACCTAACCAGCAGGGAGACGTCCAACAGCAGGAGCAGCCTCTTCGGAAACAGGGATGCCAGCAGCAAGGATAACCAAGGGGAATGCTCAAGCGCCACTTTGGGAAAACCAGGCCAAGCGGAGAGCCTCAGAAAAGAAACAATCTTCACCCGTTTAGGGGCCAAGGGAGGAGCGGTCAAGCCCACTGGCACGCAGAGCCTTGGCAAGATAGGCTGCAGTGGTGCAGCACATCCCACCGGTGTAGCACATCCCACCGGTGTAGCGCACCCCGTCGGTGTAGCGCACTCCATCGGTGTAGCCGATGAACCCGGTTCAAGTAAGGCCGGCCGTAGCTGCGCGACCCCCAAGAACCCCCGCACTTCGGATACCGCTCACACGCCGAGCTCCTCCCTGGCGTCGTATATGCTGAACCCGCAGGACCTGACAGAGACGAACAGCGCCGATAAAGCGCACCAGGTCAACTACACAGTTGACGGAGTATATAGTGTGAGCAGCACGAAGAGGGTGAGCGGCCTGTACAGCTCGGACATGAAGGAGAATACCGTTACGAAGCTTACCCGGGATAGCATTATTCGaatcaaaaaagaaattttgagAAAGGCAAAGCTAAGGAGTGCAAAAGTCGAAACAAAGAAATGTGGACAAGGTGTTCACGAAATATTAATCAACTCACTCAAAGGAGAGGTAAAAatgaaggtaaaaaattttgtaaaagtaCATCAAGTAGGTCAGGGAGCTTACGGAGATGTGTGGATGGCGGAGGACATTACAAACAACAGGAGGGTGGctttgaagaaattaaaaataaatggaaacaaaGAGGGACTAGCCAAAACCTACATAAGagaaatttccattttgaattccttaaagcataaaaatattgtggAGTTGATGGGGGTGGTTTACACCAAACTACCCCCCAGTGAGGCCTTCCCGGCGTCCCCCTGTGGCCCGAGCACGTCGGAGCGGCTACACCAGCTGCAGCAATTGAAGCAGTTGAAGCAA AAGGCCGAGACGAACTCGTCTATCTGGATGGTATTCGAGTATGTGCCGTTTGACCTATCAGGGTACAGTGAGCTGCTAAGGGACGAGCGAGCTCAAAGagaaagatataaaaatggaaatctCTTTTCCATAGGAGaggtgaaaaatattttcctgcAGCTACTCAGAGCATTAAATTATTGTCACAAAAATAGTATAATCCACCGGGATGTCAAAATAGCTAATTTGttaattgataaaaatggaatctTAAAGCTAGCCGATTTTGGTTTAGCTAGATTCCACGCAGATGTAACTCCCTCAAATATGACGAATAGAGTTATTACCCTTTGGTACAGACCCCCAGAATTGCTACTCGGATCGAATTACTACACATCGTCAGTTGACATGTGGAGCTGTGGATGTGTATTAGCGGAACTACTCACAAGTAATCCCATTTTTTCAGCAGACAACGAAACTGATATCCTCAAAattattgttaataaaataggAGCCCCCAACAACAAAGAAATTAAGTTCCTAAGGCATCTACCCAACTGGAATATCCCAAGCTTAAATCCGGTGCATCCAAATAATTTGAGCAatataaatcaaaataaaaaaagtgaagtaGAAAATGCAATTAGAAGCATACCAGGTGTAGGAGACTTAGGATTAGATCTCATAAAGAATCTCCTAAAATGGAATCCCTTTGAGAGATTCTCCGCTCTACAGGCAATGAACCATCCCTGGTTCACCACCAACCCTTTACCAGAAAAACTAGGCGAacgaaataatataaaagcTGCTCATAGCTTcatgacaaaaaattttaaaaagagagacatttcaaaattaaattacAGGAAGGTCCAAGAAAATTTTAGATTCGTTAAT CGGAGGAGAACCAAGGAGTTCCCAACAAAAGAAACGCAGAAAAGGTGCAAACTGTGA